The genomic window agcgggtagggtgttggccttacacgtggccgacccgggttcaatccccggcatctcatatggtcccccaagcaccgccaagagtaattcctgagtgcagagccaggagtaacccctgagcatcgctgggtgtgacccaaaaagaaaaaaaaaatcagtcaaaaatttttttcttggtttttgtgccacacccagtagtgcaaAGGAATTACTTGTGGCTGGGGTCAGTCCTGGGAAGGGGGCCATGACATGTGACACCAGGGGTCCAAACTGGGCCAgttacacgcaaggcaagtgccttacccaccgcaccatctccctggcctggcctgggctttctgagagctGACTGGGTCTGCCCGGGGGCTGACCAGGTGTAGACGGGTAAGACTAGTGATAGTCACAAACCACTCCGGCCACACCCACTGCCAGGGGTAAGGGGCAGCTCAAGTACTCAAGAATATGTCCTTTCAGCCTGGGCATCCAGGAAGAGGGGACACTGGAGTAGGAGCTGGGGAATGGGTGTCTTGAGGGGACACGGGGCAGCGAGGGCATGCCCAGGCGAGTTCACAGCGGGCCTGAAACTCCTCGCCCAGGATGTGCGGGCTGTGGCAGGGGCAAGTGTGCCCACAGCAGCCCAGGAGTGCGGCCAGCTCAGGACTGAGGCCAGACCCTGAGTGCCCCCGCAGAGTTGGGCCCAGGATGggacctgccccctgccctcccccccccccaaggccctCTCTGAGCCACTTAGCTTGATCCCGCCTCCTGCCCACACCAGGGGGCCCGTTGCTCGCTGGGGAGCAGTGAGAGAGGCTTGGCTGGTGCGACAGGACCTGGAATTCTGCTGCCTCCTGCTCCACCCAGCTCCCACACGTGCACCGCGCCACGGGGTGAATGCACAAAGGCTCTGGGCAGCGGAGGGCGTGCACGCTCCCTGCATCCCTCCACCGAGGGCAGGTGCAGCCCGGCCTTCCCGTCGACACGGCCTCTGCACCTGTTACAGGCTCCCTCACACTCGCGAGTAACCGGGCGAGGCCGGCCGGGGAGGCTGAGGGTGGCGGGGTGGACCTGGGCCAACTAGAGTGATGGGGAGATGCAGGCATCGGCCTGCGGGGGACACGGGCCGGACCGCCCGGCTCCCAGGAGGCACCCGGGGCTGCCAGCGGTCCCAGCAGGGCAgaggcggcggcgggccggggtgACAGCCAGGGACGGAGGAGGGGCCCGCGGAGGGCAACGGCAGGGAGGGCGTGTCGGGGGCTGGCAGGGCTCCCGGGGCTGGCTCCCCAGGCACTCCGCGGAGCAGGGGAGTCGTGAGTCACCGGCTTGTCCCACGCCCAGCACCCCGGTGGGGGCTGCGGGTCAGCCCGTGGGCTGAAATAGAAAGGTCCCCGGGAGAGGCCAGCGGCTCGCTGTCAACAGACCCACGCCGGGAGGGCCACCCGCCTCTCGCCGCCCCcccggcgccccgcgccccgcccaccccggcaCCCAGGTCCGCGGGGACAGGTCCCCGGGGCTGGCCCCGCGCACGCGACCCTGGTCCGAGGCCCCGCTCGGTGCCCAGGCGGGAACCGGGAGCGAGCAGAGGGGCGGCTGCGGCGGGAGACGGGCAGGCGGACGAGGGGCCAGACCCGCACGGGGagcggggggagagggagggtccgGCGCGTGGACGCGCTCAGAACTCGCGGGAAAGGGGGGCCTTGGCGCCCGAGGCGGCTGGGCGGGGCGCGGCCCACCGGGGACACTCACGTTCCCGTCCATGGTGACAGTCGACCCGCCGCTCCACCTCGCTCTGCTCGGCCAGGAAACGGACCCCCCACGCCGGAACGCCGAGCCCGGTGGCCTCCCGTCTGCGCGATCGCGGCGAAACTCCGCGTGTGATACACAGGACCAGGAGGACGTGCAGAAAAGTTACCGCCCCGTCGGGGGGGGCGCGGCTATTCTGCGCACGCGCGCGCCGCGGGGCCTCCTGGGAAACGTAGTCCAAGGCCCTGGGCCTACGTCCTCAAAGCTGCGACAGGTCGAGTACATTGTCGATGCGCCTGTGTGCTGCCAGCTACTCTGGGAAGTGTAGTTCCCTCGGCCTGGACACGGCCCGCTGGGCGCGGGGCGTGCTGGGAGATGTAGTTCCCTCAGCCTGGAGAGGGCTCACTGGCGCGGGGTATGCTGGGAAATGCAGTTCCCTCGGCCCGGAGACGGCCCGGTGGGCGCGGGGCGTGCTGGGAAGTGTAGttcccgcgggcgggcgggggcgggctcaGCCTGGGCGGGGCCGAGgcgcgcgcgcggcggcgggTCCGAGGGGGCGGGTCCGCGTGGCGCTCGCAGTGGCCCGCCCGCCGCCGAGAGGTCACAgccccgagccgccgccgccggtgCGCGCCGCAGCCATGGCCTACTGCCGGCAGGAAGGTAGGCGGCGGGCTGCCATGGCGACCGCGACGAGGGCCCGCGGGGACACGCGCCGCAGGCCCCGCAGGCCCCGCAGGCCCGCGACCCCCGGGGCGGGCTGGGCGCGGGGGTCGCCGCCCGCGGCGTGCACAGGAGGCAGCCCCGGCGCGGCAGGGACGGGACGGGCCCAAGGTCACGGCCGGCTCGAACCCGGACCGCCCGGGGCCCGGCACGTGGGAGCGCTCGTTGGCGGGGCCCGCGGGCAGCCGGCCGGACGCTCGCTGGAcacggccccgcgcccgcgcgccgCAGGCCAACcgccgcggggagggggcggagggggctgggggtgggggggagccggCGGGCAGAGGGGGCCGGGAGTGGGGagcccgggggcgcggggggccgggaaGGGGGTTCCGGGGGTGGGGGACCGGGAGTGGGGGTCCAGGAGTCAGCGgtggggggcccggggtgggggggaggccggAAGTGGGGGAGCCCCGGTTTCGCGCGTGGGGGACGCGGGGGGCCGCCCCCAGAGACCACGAGGCAGAACGCACAGGGGCGACCCGCCTAAGGGGTTGTCCCGAGCCACGTGGAGTCGGGGGTGAAGCCGGGTCGCCCTCCAGGACGGCGCCCGAGACCCTCCTTGCCCCGCGGCCTGCGGCTCACAGGGGCCTCCCCAGTGTCCGGCCAGCCTCGGAGCACGTGGCCCGGTGCTGACCCTTTAATTCCCTcgctgccctccccaccctccggGTCCAAAAGGGAGTTTTCATTCATTCTGAGAGTCCTGTCTGcctcttcttccccccccccccccattccttgttgtgtgtgtgtgtgtgtgtgtgtgtgtgtgtgtgtgtgtgtgtgtgtgtgtgtgttctccttgctgtgtgctcaggggtcactctgggcggGCTGAGGGTACCATCGAACCCCGatagctgcatgcacggcaatgCCCAAATCTGTCTCTGGCCAGGCACTTTCCCGAGCCAGTGGGGATAATGGACACCTTGGtcctccaccctcctcctggGGTTGATTTGGGAGATcttgaagggggtgggggactgtCACCCATCTAGAGGGAGTGTCTCCCTGAGGGGCTCTTCCCTGGGACCCAGTCCCACCCCTCGTGGCTCCTGAGGCTCTGGGTCCTGGTTTTTCCGCTTCCTTTTCCCTGCAGGCCTGTTTACATTCCACTTAGCAGATTTTTGGTGCCCTTTTGTTGTAACGAGGTTGTGCAGATAGAGCAGGCCCCTCCTTGCCCCTGGGGGTTGTGGGAGCGCCTGGGAGGCTGAGAGATCAGCAGCCCTGCCAGGCAGGCCCAGTGCCCGATCCTTTCCTGGGTCAAAGATCTCGCGCTGTACTAGTTTGGAGTTAAAATGAAAACGCCTGCTTTCAGACGGCCGAGCTTTGCTCTTAGAGAAGTCACCTCCATCTggtgccggagtgatagcacatcggggagggcgtttgccttgcgtgcagcctgacacaggttcgatccccagcatcccgtatggtcccctgagcaccgccaggagcaattcccgagtgcagagccaggagtaacccctgagcatcgccgggtgtgacccaaaaagaaaaaaaagagagaaaagttacCTCCATCTTTTGTGTTTTCACTTCACCCGTTCATCCGAGGAAGGGCCGGGGGGACCTGCCCGCCCCTCTCACCCCAGCCTGCACCTTCCCCTGAGCCTCGACTCCAAAAgcccagctgccccgccccgctGATCTCCCCCCCTCGGCTTCCCGAAGTGACCTCGGTTTTCCCCGGGGAAGGGGGTCCcctcaggtgatgctcaggaggtccaggggcccCGTTTACGATTCTCGGTTAAGTGCAGGGACGAGGAGGCCTTGGTGTCCGGGTCCTGTGGGCCAGAGGTTCCCGGGTCCCCAGGTAGGGGAGGAGGGTCGATGCCCAGGCGCCCATGTGGCGCTGTCCGGCCCTCCCTAGGAGTACTGCCCCGGGAGTCACCCTGTTTGTTCGCTCCCACTCGGCTGATGGGCCGGGTGCCCGGGGCCGAGAGCCagaacagtggataaggtgctgccttgcacacggccagcccggcaCCCCGTGtagacccctgggtgcagagtcagggttgcgcccccaccccaaataatcCAACTAGCGCCCACATCCTGACCCAGAGAACCCCTACGTGTGCCTGTCCTGGGCTGAAGGAGCCgctggcctggggtgggggggcgtatCACAGCAGGGACACAGCCGGCCTTGCTGCCTGGCCTCGGGCCGTGAGCACTTTTCTCTGCAGGCGCTGCCccattctttcttgttttggaggccggggtcactcctgcctctgcactcaggaatcactcctggcggtgctgggggaccgtatgggatgcaagggatcgaacccgggtctgctgtgtgcaaggcaaacgccctccccgctgtcttgTCACTCCAGCTCCCGGCCCATTCTTTCCCCGGGTTCCTGCACCCTGGCCgagcctgccctccccctgcgGCCAGCACCGCCCTGGGCCCCCGAGACATGGGGGGGGGGACACTTCCCCTGTGTATCCCAGTTCACCAGCCAGGATGCTCACAGCCCCGCTGGTGGTGGCGTCCTCGCTCCTCCGTCATCTACCCTCTGCAGCCCGGGCGCTGCCCTGCGGCTTTGGGGGTACGACGGGGGACGGAAGAGGGCTGGAAGCAGGCCAGGTGGAGAGCAAATAGACTTGAAATGAGGGACGCGTTTGAGAGGAGAAAAATGAATGAGCGCGAGGGAGAGGCCCTGGGAAGGTGGTGACCAACCAAGGAAGCCGGGATGAGTGGCCTGTGAGGAGAACGCTATGGGGACAAGAACAGCAGCCTGTGCAAAGGCCCGGGGGTCCCTCaagtgagggaggaggctggctggaggCGGTGGGTGGTGGCAGGGCATCTCCGGGACCCAGTGCAGGGCGCCCGGGTATCCCTGAGGACAGCACTAGCTAGACCAGCTTGTCAGGTGCGAGAGAAAGAGGGACACAGGGAGGGTCCTGAGCTGGACACGTCCCAGCAACCCGCCAGGCTCCCCTGGGTTCACGCCTTGGGGGTCCACAATggggctgcccgctgcccccaccTTGGAAACGGCAGCTCACCGCCTGTTCGCTCAAGACCGCGATCCCCTGGGTGCTGGTCCCCACTCTCGAACCCTAGTCAGCATCAGGCTGCTCTATACCCCTGGGGTCCTGGCCGAGGGAGACCAAGAGGAGCAGTTGGAGGCCGGGCCCAGCCCATGGGGGCCTCCTGCCATGGCCGCTTTGAAatgagaccccccaccccctcccccgacctAGGGAAGGACCGAATCATATTTGTGACCAAAGAAGACCACGAGACCCCGAGCACTGCGGAGCTGGTGGCCGACGACCCCAACGACCCATACGAGGAGCACGGTGAGTGGGCCGGACCCTGCTGGCTGTTGGGCGGGAACAGTCACGGGGAGGCTGAGTTCTCCCGGCCTGCCCAGCCCGccggggggaggagaggggggcttACAGGGACTACGCCTGTGACTCCGGGGTGGTCACTGGTCACTCGGATCGAGGGTGTCACTGCAAAGCCTTGAGCCGCCCATTCTGCCCGCGGGCACCTCCTGGGCCTCTgtagggggcgggggtgcccTGCAGACTCGGAAACAGCCTCGGGGTTGGGGCAGCCTTTCTGGGACCACCCAAGGCAGTTCCCACCCTTCCGACTGGGGGCTTTTGTTTGTTGCTTAaagagggtgggggggcagtgccTGTTTTCTGGAAAGTGGGGTGAGGGGCTAATTAAGCACAGGACCCCCGGAGCTTTGCAGGGGGGGGGCCCTTTCTCCTGGCCGGGCAGTGGACTGGGGTCCTGTGTACCCCGCTGGGAGCCGTGGGAAGGGCCACGCCGCGCTGTCCGTGTTAGGAGAGGGGCAGCTCTGGGGTGGTTTGTCGTGTGGGTtcggggttactctggctctgcactcgagtgCCTAGCGGGTccccctgggctggccacgtgcggGGGCCGTCGACCCGCAGAATTCGCCGGGCATCAGGCTTCttcaggtgcaggggtggggaggggagaggttgtGGCTCCGCCCCCTGTCCGGGCTTTTCGGAGGCCTCGGTGACGCGGCTGCTTGGGAGTAAGTGGCTTCGGGCCTTTCtcgggcccagccctggccacagGCTGGGAGCGGCTCTGAGAGGCAggcctggcccctgagccctcccgGCCTTCCTTGTCCTGTCCAGGGCTGATCCTGCCGAACGGAGACATCAACTGGAACTGCCCGTGCCTGGGCGGCATGGCCAGCGGCCCGTGCGGGGAGCAGTTCAAGTCGGCCTTCTCCTGCTTCCACTACAGCACGGAGGAGATCAAGGGGTCGGACTGTGTGGACCAGTTCCGGGCCATGCAGGAGTGCATGCAGAAGTACCCGGACCTCTAtccccaggaggaggaggaggaggaggaggagaagccgCCAGAGCAGGGAGCGGCcgcagcccccgcgccccccccagcCAAAGAGGAGGCGGGGTCGAGCTAATGACGGGCGCCAGCCCCCCAGGACTCTGCAGAACGCCTCTGGGTCACCCTCCGAGAACGCGTCTCTCCCTCGACTGTTCCGGGCACGCGGAtgtacaaaataacttatttggtGGTTGTCAGGGCCGTTGGCCCCTTTGTCACACACTGGAAAGACACACGGGGTTGTAGGTTCGAGGCTCTCGCCAGCAAACGTGGCTGCCGCTTGGAAATTCTCGGTCCCGAGTTTGGCCGCCGTGATGGAGCCCGCCCCGGGCGCGGGGCAGGAATCATTCCCCCCTCTCGCGGTGAGCCGCTTCCTtctggttttttctttctttttctttttttgagtcacacccggtgatgctcaggggcttccctggctctgcactcagcaatcagtcctggcagtgctcagaggaccatatgggatgccggggatcgaaccccgggtcagccctgtgtgacgcaagtgccctcccctctgtcctaacGCTCCGACCCCTCCTTCTGATCCTTAATGTCACTTGGAGATTTGCTGCCCCTCAgggaaaggaaatagaaacaaacacTGTCTCCCTTTGTGCGCGCTGAGTGGTTGTCCCTGGCAGACATCCGGACCCCCGGCTGGGGGTCCAGCTGGGGGTCGTTTCTCTGCAGCTCCCCGGGCCCGGGGCCATATTCCCTGTCCCGGCAACCGTGCGTTTCCGCTGTAACCTCAGGCTTGTTCTCTGCCGTTTGGAAAGTGGAGCTCGAGACCCTTGGCTCTCGGGGAGGGAGAGGCTGGCTCCGACCGTCACCCAGCGCCCCCGTGTTCACACGCACCCCCACGTTTGCGGCGGGGACGAAAGGAGAAGCGGGGGAGAGACGGTGTGAATTAAGTATTcgataaaaaaggaaaaacatgatcttcccccccagcccccggttTGGGCCTGTGTTCTCTGTTTTGACTAattggaaaaaatgtttttaataaaagaaaataaaagttacaaaCTGTTCCCCCGCAGTTGCTTTGTGAAGATTCCGGGACGCGAGTCTGAGTGTCGGGATTTTCTATGGCCTCAGTGCGGTGACCCCGTTGTGGGCAAGCGGCTTCCTCGGAAGGAGGAAGAAGGCGGCGGCGGGGGGAACCAGGGCTGACCTGCCGCCGGGCAGCTCGGGCCGAGGGTGCCAGCGTCCTTGCTGGCTGACCAGAGCGTCCCCCGTGGGCCTCGCCCCTGGTCAGCTCCCTGCACGGCGGGACGTCCGGCCCGGCAG from Sorex araneus isolate mSorAra2 chromosome 4, mSorAra2.pri, whole genome shotgun sequence includes these protein-coding regions:
- the CHCHD4 gene encoding mitochondrial intermembrane space import and assembly protein 40 is translated as MAYCRQEGKDRIIFVTKEDHETPSTAELVADDPNDPYEEHGLILPNGDINWNCPCLGGMASGPCGEQFKSAFSCFHYSTEEIKGSDCVDQFRAMQECMQKYPDLYPQEEEEEEEEKPPEQGAAAAPAPPPAKEEAGSS